Proteins from a genomic interval of Lysobacter stagni:
- the speG gene encoding spermidine N1-acetyltransferase, translating to MNTMAHAPGVTLRPLERGDLHFVHLLNNNRSVMGYWFEEPYESFVELEELYRKHIHDQSERRFIVEDASHERVGLVELVEIDQLHRRAEFLIMISPEQQGRGYARAATRLAIHYAFRVLNLYKLYLLVDVDNARAIRIYEDAGFRREGVLIEEFFSDGRYHDVVRMCQFQREALQRDPPDRRGHVIVEERTAPP from the coding sequence ATGAACACGATGGCCCATGCTCCCGGTGTCACCCTGCGGCCGCTGGAACGCGGCGACCTGCATTTCGTCCACCTGCTCAACAACAACCGCAGCGTGATGGGTTACTGGTTCGAGGAGCCGTACGAATCGTTCGTCGAACTCGAAGAGCTGTATCGCAAGCACATCCACGACCAGTCAGAACGCCGCTTCATCGTGGAGGACGCTTCGCACGAACGCGTGGGGCTGGTGGAACTGGTGGAGATCGACCAGCTCCACCGGCGCGCGGAGTTCCTCATCATGATTTCACCCGAGCAGCAGGGTCGCGGCTATGCGCGTGCGGCGACGCGGCTGGCCATCCACTACGCCTTCCGCGTGCTGAACCTCTACAAGCTCTATCTGCTGGTCGACGTCGACAACGCGCGCGCCATCCGCATCTATGAAGATGCCGGCTTCCGGCGCGAGGGCGTGCTGATCGAGGAATTCTTCAGCGACGGGCGCTACCACGACGTGGTGCGCATGTGTCAGTTCCAGCGGGAGGCATTGCAACGCGACCCGCCGGACCGGCGCGGCCACGTAATCGTCGAGGAACGCACGGCGCCGCCATAG